A stretch of Pseudoliparis swirei isolate HS2019 ecotype Mariana Trench chromosome 14, NWPU_hadal_v1, whole genome shotgun sequence DNA encodes these proteins:
- the rtraf gene encoding RNA transcription, translation and transport factor protein, whose product MFRRKLTALDYHNPGDFDCTDETQYRNCVVWLEDQKIRHYKIEDRGNLRNVPSSDWPAAYQKYLQDLSCPFGAQEKQESVDWLLGLAVRYEYGDNVDKYKNCEPLAASGNSDKTVDPLLNLDSSSPDFKAGVTALVNILKIQRHDDYLVMLKAIRILIQEKLSPEAISRASQSTEGIPVALDKHTLGFDTGDATLNEAAKILRLLHIEELRELQTRINEAIVAVQAIIANPKTDYRLGKVGR is encoded by the exons ATGTTTCGTAGGAAGCTGACGGCGCTAGATTATCACAACCCGGGAGACTTCGACTGCACAG ATGAGACTCAGTACAGGAACTGCGTGGTGTGGCTGGAGGACCAGAAGATCCGCCACTACAAGATCGAGGACCGGGGAAACCTGAGGAACGTCCCGAGCTCCGACTGGCCGGCAGCATACCAGAAG TACCTGCAGGACCTGAGCTGTCCATTCGGGGCTCAGGAGAAGCAGGAGTCGGTGGACTGGTTACTGGGCCTGGCGGTACGCTATGAATACGGAGACAATG TGGACAAGTATAAGAACTGCGAGCCGCTGGCCGCCTCCGGCAACAGCGACAAGACGGTGGACCCTCTGCTCAACCTCGACA GTAGTTCTCCAGATTTCAAAGCGGGAGTGACGGCTCTGGTCAACATCCTAAAGATCCAACGGCATGACGACTACCTGGTCATGCTCAAG GCCATTCGTATTCTGATCCAGGAGAAGCTTTCTCCAGAAGCCATCAGCAGAGCCAGCCAGAGCACAGAG GGTATTCCGGTAGCTTTAGACAAGCACACCTTGGGCTTCGACACCGGAG ACGCTACCCTGAACGAGGCGGCCAAGATCCTGCGCCTGCTGCACATCGAGGAGCTGAGGGAGCTCCAGACCCGGATCAACGAGGCCATCGTGGCCGTCCAGGCCATCATCGCCAACCCGAAGACGGACTACAGGCTGGGCAAAGTCGGCAGATGA
- the sap18 gene encoding histone deacetylase complex subunit SAP18 has protein sequence MALESRITQEEIKKEPEKPIDREKTCPLLLRVFTTNIGRHHRADEFARGNVPSSELQIYTWMDATLKELTSLVKEVYPEARKKGTHFSFAIVFPDPRGKVYRLKDIGNTVSGRKGADDSMTLQSQRFQIGDYLDIAITPPNRAPPLSTRMRPF, from the exons atgGCCCTTGAATCGCGGATTACGCAGGAAGAAATCAAGAAGGAGCCAGAGAAGCCCATTGACCGAGAGAAG ACCTGCCCCCTTCTGCTGCGTGTTTTCACCACCAACATTGGCCGACACCACCGAGCAGACGAATTTGCCCGTGGGAACGTTCCCTCCAGCGAGCTGCAGATATACACATG GATGGATGCGACTCTGAAGGAGCTGACCAGCCTGGTGAAGGAAGTGTATCCAGAAGCCAGAAAAAAGGGGACCCACTTCAGCTTTGCCATCGTCTTCCCTGACCCCAGAGGGAAAGTGTACAG GTTGAAAGATATCGGCAACACTGTATCCGGCAGGAAGGGCGCGGATGACTCCATGACGTTGCAGTCTCAGCGCTTCCAGATCGGAGACTATCTGGACATCGCCATCACGCCACCCAACAGAGCTCCGCCCCTGAGCACACGCATGAGGCCCTTCTGA